Within the Eleginops maclovinus isolate JMC-PN-2008 ecotype Puerto Natales chromosome 13, JC_Emac_rtc_rv5, whole genome shotgun sequence genome, the region CCAGTAAAGACGTCCTGATAGACTTTCTTTGAAACGCTGAGGTCATTTTTAGCGTTTAGCAGCGAGTGTGAGGGTGTTTTGGTCAAACAGGCCGTCGGAGCTGGACTATGACTGCGTTGTTGAGGTGCTTGTTTGCACAGTGTGGTCTGTAAACTGTTGTTTATGTGTGGGTGGTGCTATGACAACAAACTCAAACTGTGACCGAGGGTTGACCCCGGGCTTTCTTTTAAGGATCAGCTGCGTTTCTAATCCACTCTGTGTGGCTCCTGCATAGCGCACAGCGGCCTCAGGGAGAACCGTGGGGCTTAAACTTCCCAAAAATGGGGTCCGGGGACACCCAAGGGTCCTTTGAGAGGTTTGTGGATGTTTCGAGGAATACAGCCTTGCATTTTTACTAGGGGTTATAcaatagaaaatacaataatacacaGAAATTAGATAgtgtctgaaatgtgttatAAGCAAATACACGTTTTCATTGTTACTCTCGGTTACAACATCTATTTTGCCTGCATTGAATGTCTAAAATAAGTTTTGGAGTCACGAAAAAAATAGTAATACGCCTGTGTGCAATGTTGTCTCTGTCGCAtttgtaattgcaaacaaaagcaaaaagacACCAGATGTTTAGACTCAAAGGAAATACTAAGAAAATACGTTTCATGCCGGgttaatgattaaaataaaattacgTATATGAAAAGAAATGGCCGTGTCTAATGATTCAGATTAGGCGGAAATAAAACTGTGCAGAAGCTTTTAGTTGAAAATGTATCCGTGTGAAATAATATGATGCATTCTGATAAGAGATTAGCGTTGAAATAAGACCTTGCTAAAACAACAAATTACCATTTTAATAGCAGAATTTAGTGTTGATagcctttgtttaaaaaagtgttggAGAATACCTTTTTATATGAGTAAAGTTATGTACAAAAAACCGTGTGAATCTAATTCCTTTAGTTTCCTCGACCTATACACTTTCTTAATAACCCTATAATACTTGTGCTACAAATGTGCTAAATAATTCagcaaaaaaaagcagaaatgtttaAAGGATATTAAAATAGGGAAGAGCCTATGAATCATTTTCCTTTAGccttaaaatatttacaatctcctaaaaatatacacatattgcattacatttagtttaagaTAAACGAACACGTTTATTTATTTGCTACAAAGAATGAGTGTATACAAATTGTATTCTATTATTTTCCAATATAGGACAATATTCCACCTGATTATCCAAATTGGCCTAACAAACACAGTCAAGGAGTGCAAACTTCACAGTTATACTGAAACTCCTCTAACAAAATGAGGATGTCTGAAGTTACAAAGGAGCAACCACTGcgttaaatgtagaaaaaacacCTTGTAAAATATTaccaatatatatattttttaaaaagtaaaataagattAGTAAAACAAAGGTTGGCTAAATAACTTACTCTGTTCTCAGCAGGTCTCCACAGCTCCAAGAGAGCAGCTCCTGCAGGTAGATCCCAGGTAGAGGTGAACGTCGCTCATTAATCATGGCTCTTTCGGCGTTTTTTGCCCTTTTATGGTGTGATGGCCTCGCAGCTTGCATACCAGGAATTAAAACAGTTATATAGAATCAGAACCCCCCTTTTTCTTTGGAAACTAGACACGATATAGTAAAGCTTCAAAAGAGCAGgtacatttaaattgttcaGAGTGCATTAAAAtacacttgtttgtttgtttttaaataaatacattaattgaCTTCTACTCATAATTTAAACAGATTGTATAGACAATATCCACTCACAATTCCCTATCAGTCAAAGAGCAGATTATCAAATCTGGTTTAGTTTTAACAAAAcctgaaataataattattgttaaaGCACAAATGTGGTGCTGACTGTGATATGCAGTGATGTAAGTTTTCACTGTTCTTCTTGTCATCAGGTGAGGATGATGACACCTCCTTGTGACTTGGGGTGCTGAGGGGTTAACGCTGACAGGGCCAGAGGAGCGCCATCCTTGTCAATAGCCTAACCTCGATGTTAGAATCGATGGAGTTTCTTTTTGCCCCCTCAATAAGCCGAGGGCTCAATAAGGTTGTCATCACAAATGACGCTGACGTCCGCGCTCTCATCTCCTCCGTGGATAAACATGCCTTTATTATGCCAATAACTCTTTGCCCCAGGGATGAGTGCACGCACGGCCGCATACATTGAGGGACTCTGCGCTGCGTAAAACAGACATGTGCAGCTTCTCAGGCGATAGTATAAATGGACACTgaattcatttccttttaagaTAAAGGTCTGATAGGCAGATTTAGATGAAAGATTGTCTTTGAATTCCTCAGAAATTTCTCTAATTCTGTCTCCCTAAGATTTCCTCTAAGCAATGACACAGATGAATAGTATTTTTAGAGGTAAACGCACTTTAATACACATGATTGACCCGTAAACGTCTCTCTGGACAAAACACTTTGTATGTGCTCCACTGGATTAAATAGATAACAGATAAAAGCCTGGAACAAATATGGACTTACACGAACAGTTCCCCTACTGATAAAACTCAGCTAATACATGAAAGCAATAAGCATCATGCAAATCTCACACAAAAGACATTCAGACAGTcgtgacacacaaacacgcagGCCTTAAACACAGAGGGGACCGTGATTAAGGAGGTACTATAACAATGCACTCTATAACGATTAATAAACGAGGTCATCTCGCTGATTGTGTGATGCCTAATTGGCGACATTCAGTGTAATCACCCTGGCCGTGGCCATTACACACAATTTTGGCACATTTGAGGTATTTGTTTGTGGGTGCAGCTGTGTAACTTTACATTGTCACTCTGCAGCACTGCTCAGGAACAGGTGTAGGGTATCTACTGGTTCTTGCACCGTCACAGTCGTGGCACAACGCGTATTTtacatcaaatgtaaaagaaagtGGAATACTGTTGATTGAACAGCAATGTTATCGTTCTTCcgaacacaccacacactataaaacaaatctttaactCAGACAAAGTCCATAATTTTATTGTCCAAAGTCCTAAATAGTGCATTAATTCAGTCTATATGTCCACACATCCATTAACCAGGACTTTGGCTTTGATACACTGGATATGAGTTTTGATATACAGGCCGGCTGTGGCCTAAAGAGTTAAAGAGGCAGTTAGTTCTTAGTTGGAGGAGTAAGGATCAGACACAGTGGAGGGTGTGGGAGACGGAGTAGATGGAGCTGAAATAGATTTCTCTGATGCTGCATCGTCCATTTTCTCTTGTATGCTCTGTCCCGGGTCTGAGGATAACGCTTTGACCGGAAGCAGcccttctttctccctcttcttctgcttcatCCTCCGGTTCTGGAACCATATTTTCACCTGAGTCTCATTCAGCTGCAGCGCGGCTGCGATTTCAACGCGACGCGCACGGGTCAGATACTTGTTGAAGTGAAACTCCTTTTCCAGCTCCGTCAGCTGCTTGGTGGTGAAGTTGGTCCGGACTGTGTTCGGCTGACCCCCATAACCGTACTCCCCAGACCggcctgcagacagagaaacaaatcACTGTCAACTTATTGTAAAAAGTTCCCTCACGTGTTCACTGTTCACAACACACATGAGGTATTACAAAACTGCGTTTGGATTAAGTACAACTTTTACGCAGCAAAAAGCAGCTTTTACGCAGCAGTATTAAATGTCAGCTACTTTGAAACATGCTGTATTACATACATGGTATAACATAACACTGAGAGATAATATCTGCTatactttatataatatattacgAAATAATATCATTCCCATCCGTCTGTGGTTCAATTAACAACAACATAACACACGTGGCCCATTCAGACAGCTCTTGAATATAAAGCATACCATTTGAACTCAGAACGCTTATAAGACAGTTTTGTTTACAAACTTAACACATACTATTGCCACTTGGCACCCACCTGTTTTTGGGGGGTTCCTCTTGACTTTCATCCAGTCGAATGTCTGAGCAGAAGATGCACCCTCAGACAGAGGCGAGCAGCAAGCCTCCAGGTGGGCTGCATGCAGTGGTGACAGCGGGTTTGAGCACCCAGGAAACGGGGCAGCTTGCTCGTGCCCTCCGCCGTAGGCAGCGTGGGCATACTGCAGCTGACCCAGGGGGGCGGCACTGTAACCTTGGCGATGTTGAGAGACCATTGAGGAAGAAATGTTACCCGAGTACATCAGGGGGCTGCACTGGGGGAATCCCGCTGTGGAATCTACTTCCTGGTTGAGCGCGTAATGATTATACGTAGCACAGAAACCTTGGGGTCCATAGCTGGAGCTGCAGGCCGGATGTGCTCCGTAGGCGAGACCCAGAGAGCTCGCAGTAGACTGATATGACCCCGGCTGGTGAGGAATGCCGTCAGGGGAAGCCCTGCTCCCCATGAAGCGGTCATCAGTCCCGCAGTTGTTGACAGTCACCGCGCAAGACTGAAAAGTTGTAATCCCGTGGTCCGAGTGGAAAGCCCTGACAGAGCACGAGCCACCTTCACCGTTCATCACCGAGTAGTCTAAGAAGCTGCTCATTGTAGCATTGTTCTACCGGGGGCCGAGGGACAGTCTGTTCTACAGACACCCTCTGatcctctctcccctcttacCCTGAGTGACCGTGCCAACCTTTACCTATACTCTGTCCCTatcaggggaaggagggggCGCTTGGGCCGATATCAATGAACGGGTGCTGTCACGTGGGCCCGGGTCAGCCAGTGAGGTA harbors:
- the hoxa1a gene encoding homeobox protein Hox-A1a, which gives rise to MSSFLDYSVMNGEGGSCSVRAFHSDHGITTFQSCAVTVNNCGTDDRFMGSRASPDGIPHQPGSYQSTASSLGLAYGAHPACSSSYGPQGFCATYNHYALNQEVDSTAGFPQCSPLMYSGNISSSMVSQHRQGYSAAPLGQLQYAHAAYGGGHEQAAPFPGCSNPLSPLHAAHLEACCSPLSEGASSAQTFDWMKVKRNPPKTGRSGEYGYGGQPNTVRTNFTTKQLTELEKEFHFNKYLTRARRVEIAAALQLNETQVKIWFQNRRMKQKKREKEGLLPVKALSSDPGQSIQEKMDDAASEKSISAPSTPSPTPSTVSDPYSSN